The region ACAAGGGGTGCTCTCAAGCGCGCAACAACCTACTCGTTCGGAAGTATATCTTTCGGTAGCTTGATTGTTGCAATCATAAATTGCCTGCGTCAAGCATGCTCAGTTGCCCAGCGCCATGAAGCAGCCGAGGGCAATCTCCTGGGAAGTATCGGGTTCTGGATCTTAGGCTGCTTCATCTCACTCCTTGACTGGCTTGTAACCTTCTTTAACCGCTACGCCTACTGTCATATCGCGCTCTACGGGAAGTCGTACATTCAATCCGCAAAAGATACGTGGACTATGATGAAGGATCGGGGCATCGATGCTTTGGCCGCTGACTGCCTCGTCGGCCCTGTGTTGACAATGGGCTCCGTATTTGTGTCCTATGTCTGTGCGTTGTTGGCATATCTATATCTCCAGTTTACGCATCCTGCGTATAACGATGGTGGTGACTTTACTGCAGTCATCATGGCTTTTTCGTTTGTGATTGGGTTGCAAGTATGCCAGATTATACTTACGCCTATCAGTAGTGGGATTGAGACGATCTTCTCTGCTATGGCCTGGGATCCGCAGGTCATGATGAACGAGCATCCAGATCTCTACGGGAGGATGGTGCAGTTATATCCGCGTGTTCAGGAAGCCATTCACGCTTAGGTTGTCTGTCGCAATGAGGTTGTTGGTACTTGAAATTTGGAACGATGATGGTAATCATAATATGGAGGTGTCAATATAATTCACTAATGGGATGAGGTATCCCCTCTCATTTTTCTAAACACAGCCCATTAGCCCTGAATCAGCCCAAATCACTAAGCTTCGTTTATCTCAGAACCCTAGATAACTTATCTTTTGAGAAATTAATAAACTATCATAGCAGAACAAACCCAACAGCAACACCAAAAAGCCCCAGCACAACACCTCTAGAAACACCAACCACGCCAGAAGCAGTACCTTCAAACATCTTcgcatcaacatcctcatcccctccaTGCTTCTGCTGTGCATCAACACCCGTAGGAACAGGGTCGTTCGAAGACGCAACGCGCACCGATGATGTAGATGCACTATCGGACTGGGCTGCATGGGCAGCACTCATCTGGGATGGAGTCGGCAGGATCGCAACCGCGATTTGCGTGCCATGCATGGCGCCGGACATGTTCATATGTGTGttgttttcttcatcctcctcatcgccatgAACTGGCGTGGCAGTCTCCGCGCAGGAACACTCGGTGCGTGTCTCGGTGACTGTGACGATCTCATAAATGGCGTTTGTGCTGGCCATACGGTCCtcatcatctttctcctctttgtcatcgtcatcgtcattgtcaACAGCGACTTCCCTCTCGAGCGAGTCGTTCTCTGGAATCAGAAGTCTCGTTGAGCCGGGAGAGATGGAGCGCTTTGCGGCTAATGGCCTGATTGACGCcgtctcttcatcgtctcgTTCCTTGTGATGAGCAGATCCACAATCGGACTCAGACTCAGACTCTTCTGCCTTTTTCTGACCCATTCGAATCATCGGCGTGCTCCCCCTACGCGGGGTTGCGGGGACCGCGGTATCGTCACAGAGGTACCTTGTTatttcttcctttgctgtTCGACGTAAAGTAACTGTCAACATACCGCTCCTCACGCAAGTTTATTAGGGTACGgcaaaaaaaagagaagcgGTAAAGAGAGAACGTTAAAGAGGATCAGTAGACATACGAACACCATTCTCCGCACAcagctcctcgacttccGGCGCGAGCTCAACCTGCGGCGCAGTGAAAGCCGAAGCCGATTTCAATCCATTTCGATTTTCTTTGGCGTTTGCAGCCTCAAGTTGGGCATTCGCTTCGCAGAAACAGTCGAGTTTGTAACTTGAATCGCAGGAAGGGAACGAGGTCGTCCTAACAACGGCGGACTGATTCCGTtaatttctcttttttcttgAATGAACTGGGGGAAATGGAATGGCACATACAACACACTTTAAGTACCCCAGATCTGTCTCCTTTTCGCCGAGTGTGAGTGGCAGACTCCCTAGTAAGGTTAGGGCTGACAGGTGGAGTGAGAAGTGCATTGCGGTGTCTGCTGGCGTTGACAAGCTGGTCGA is a window of Aspergillus nidulans FGSC A4 chromosome VI DNA encoding:
- a CDS encoding uncharacterized protein (transcript_id=CADANIAT00009948) — encoded protein: MHFSLHLSALTLLGSLPLTLGEKETDLGYLKTTSFPSCDSSYKLDCFCEANAQLEAANAKENRNGLKSASAFTAPQVELAPEVEELCAENGVPKEEITRYLCDDTAVPATPRRGSTPMIRMGQKKAEESESESDCGSAHHKERDDEETASIRPLAAKRSISPGSTRLLIPENDSLEREVAVDNDDDDDKEEKDDEDRMASTNAIYEIVTVTETRTECSCAETATPVHGDEEDEENNTHMNMSGAMHGTQIAVAILPTPSQMSAAHAAQSDSASTSSVRVASSNDPVPTGVDAQQKHGGDEDVDAKMFEGTASGVVGVSRGVVLGLFGVAVGFVLL